A genomic region of Cryptococcus gattii WM276 chromosome F, complete sequence contains the following coding sequences:
- a CDS encoding uncharacterized protein (Similar to TIGR gene model, INSD accession AAW43981.1): MLALRVLALHILGGFAAPSQFVLNSLIQDAESKFGLSSEPIKVAKPLTGNIVYELLETERKFLLNVPDNYVHGETHPLVFSFHGAGGYSEKQQRITELSDPNLKIAGKPFLTAYAQGMNNTDWNMTHIWKGAPYENTTIDDVAYVYDILHIVSSSYTIDKSRLYACGKSNGGGFTALLACRPDTSALFAAFAPVSPALYQGTYSFHGCQTDRGVNIFHSHGVEDTDTQYHGRTPEGGSFGPEPDVRQWRREWAERNGCKSSWPGQWAEPEVEEIYPGVWEEVWDCPKGEVRGLSIEGLGHAWPSTAGWDLAGFPNQTASFNFTSPHLVDFFSKHQLV, translated from the exons ATGTTGGCTCTCAGAGTGCTGGCTCTCCATATCCTCGGTGGCTTCGCAGCGCCTTCCCAGTTCGTCCTTAATTCGCTTATCCAAGATGCTGAAAGCAAGTTTGGCCTGTCATCCGAGCCTATCAAGGTTGCGAAACCTCTGACTGGCAATATCGTCTATGAACTACTTGAGACCGAACGAAAATTCTTGCTGAACGTACCCGATAACTATGTTCACGGGGAGACCCACCCGCTTGTGTTCAGCTTTCATGGTG CTGGCGGTTACAGTGAGAAACAACAACGTATTACAGAGCTCTCAGACCCCAATCTTAAGATTGCGGGCAAGCCTTTCTTGACCGCCTACGCCCAAGGAATGAACAATACAGATTGGAATATGACTCATATCTGGAAAGGCGCACCATACGAAAACACAACAATCGACGAT GTCGCGTACGTCTACGATATCCTTCACATCGTATCTTCCTCATACACAATCGATAAATCTCGTCTATACGCATGCGGTAAATCGAACGGCGGAGGTTTCACTGCCCTCCTCGCCTGCCGACCCGACACATCCGCTCTCTTCGCAGCTTTTGCCCCCGTCTCCCCAGCTCTATACCAAGGAACCTACTCTTTCCACGGCTGTCAGACCGACAGAGGGGTAAACATTTTCCACAGTCATGGCGTCGAAGACACCGATACACAGTATCATGGTCGAACACCTGAGGGGGGCAGTTTCGGACCGGAGCCAGATGTGAGACAGTGGAGAAGGGAGTGGGCGGAGAGAAATGGGTGTAAAAGTAGTTGGCCTGGACAGTGGGCGGAGCcagaggtggaggagataTATCCTGGTGTTTGGGAAGAAGTTTGGGATTGTCCAAAGGGTGAAGTGAGAGGGTTGAGCATCGAAGGGCTGGGGCACGCCTGGCCTTCGACGGCAGGTTGGGATTTGGCAGGGTTCCCCAACCAGACTGCCAGTTTCAACTTTACGAGTCCTCACCTTGTTGATTTCTTTTCAAAGCATCAACTGGTTTGA
- a CDS encoding Hypothetical Protein (Similar to TIGR gene model, INSD accession AAW43979.1), giving the protein MSGNQKQPIHIIVNPAAGQGKGPAFVEEHIIPILNHFRQFYRVYTTTAPLHAGEIGRSIMDSRPRQFADGEEKDEPIVVIVIGGDGTTHELIEGVTVDHQGGNEEQGWGRWELIVLPFGTANALYYSLFPPADPLPDTSILSSLPDRPSPEVTAQILPLVSFLTRSTSPLPLPITLTTLLPPPSPRHGELPETSRNIKPIPTHVVLSTSLHAAILESSEKLRETHPGNERFRIAAQESMSIFFDAKARLFASDSKFAGGRRMELGVEQWDPRVGSWLEAFTEHRVIVNEDGKGKKGIELQGPFAYFTSTATVSRFEPAFVISPLTSLRPSPPSEQRQQDGDRDASKENKNEYIYIIVLRPLRDPYVLSASSPTSLSEKPRRSGRAGRGERWAKRAQEVLGKAYHDGAHIDLTYPLYAMEKEGNVSEEGEEEEKSWEAEAKGRGEPVVELYRCAAFSWEPIATTQTNWTNGEGNDRARLVCADGALHWIPEEGKAEVELMVPSEKGGFYVWA; this is encoded by the exons ATGTCAGGGAATCAGAAGCAGCCAATACATATCATCGTCAATCCAGCCGCGGGACAAGGGAAGGGGCCAGCTT TCGTCGAAGAACACATCATCCCCATCCTCAATCACTTTCGACAGTTCTATAGAGTATATACCACAACTGCTCCTCTCCATGCTGGAGAGATTGGGAGGTCGATCATGGATTCGAGACCCCGGCAGTTTGCAGACGgtgaagagaaggatgagcCAATTGTGGTGATCGTTATTGGTGGGGATGGTACGACCCACGAGTTGATTGAAGGCGTCACTGTTGATCATCAAGGAGGGAATGAAGAACAAGGATGGGGACGGTGGGAGCTCATTGTGTTACCGTTCGGAACT GCAAACGCACTTTATTACTCCCTTTTCCCCCCTGCCGACCCTTTGCCGGATACATCTAtcctttcttccctccctGACCGACCTTCACCGGAAGTGACTGCTCAGATTTTACCTCTGGTTTCATTCTTGACAAGGTCGACTTCTCCCCTTCCCCTGCCAATCACACTCACCACTCTCTTACCGCCCCCATCACCTCGCCACGGCGAGCTCCCTGAAACATCTCGAAACATCAAACCGATCCCGACCCATGTAGTTCTGTCAACTTCATTGCACGCTGCGATTCTTGAATCTTCTGAGAAGCTCCGGGAGACGCATCCGGGGAATGAGCGGTTTCGGATCGCCGCGCAGGAGAGTATGAGCATTTTCTTTGATGCGAAGGCTCGGCTTTTTGCTTCAGACTCTAAATTCGcgggaggaagaagaatggagCTGGGTGTGGAACAGTGGGATCCAAGGGTGGGAAGCTGGCTGGAAGCATTTACAGAGCACCGCGTAATTGTTAATGAGGAtgggaaagggaaaaaagggATAGAGCTGCAAGGTCCATTTGCATATTTTACGTCTACCGCTACGGTCAGTCGGTTTGAACCTGCTTTTGTCATTTCGCCACTTACTTCACTCCGCCCCTCTCCCCCCTCCGAACAAAGGCAACAAGATGGGGATAGAGACGCATCAAAAGAGAATAAGAATGAGTATATTTACATTATTGTCCTCCGGCCTTTGCGTGATCCATACGTCCTCTCCGCTTCCTCTCCCACTTCTTTGAGTGAGAAACCAAGACGATCAGGCCGCGCCGGTCGAGGGGAAAGATGGGCGAAAAGAGCGCAGGAAGTCTTGGGAAAAGCATACCATGATGGGGCGCATATCGATTTGACGTATCCACTCTACGCGATGGAAAAGGAGGGCAATGTATCggaagagggggaagaagaagagaagagcTGGGAAGCAGAGGCAAAAGGCCGAGGAGAACCGGTAGTCGAATTGTATCGCTGTGCAGCCTTTTCATGGGAGCCTATCGCCACCACTCAGACCAACTGGACTAACGGGGAAGGGAATGACAGAGCGAGATTAGTTTGTGCGGATGGGGCATTACATTGGATCCCCGAGGAAGGCAAAGCGGAGGTAGAATTAATGGTGCCGAGTGAAAAAGGGGGCTTTTATGTCTGGGC